In a single window of the Centropristis striata isolate RG_2023a ecotype Rhode Island chromosome 18, C.striata_1.0, whole genome shotgun sequence genome:
- the opn8b gene encoding opsin 8, group member b isoform X1, with protein sequence MDIYTSKLSPALDIFAGCYLLGVAVLSIIGNVLVLIMAAKRSSRMKPPELLSVNLAMTDLGAAITMYPLSVASAWSHRWLGGDVTCLYYGLAGFFFGLASIMNLTILAIVRCFVSLNLQSPTAEKLSWTKVKMLCAWTWLYAVIWSLFPILGWGRYGPEPFGLSCSLAWGDMKHEGFSFVISLFFFNLVTPSVIIICCYFGMAIKLYFTYKKSMNHNNRVPNVVKLHRRLLVIAVLISMGFIVCWTPYAIVSLWSIFREAGSIPPEVSLLPCMFAKSSTVYNPMIYYLFSKTFKSEVKQLCWFCLGSNPCHVSNRINDNTIYMLSTAGKSKVEELSASPEVAE encoded by the exons ATGGATATCTATACATCTAAGTTATCACCGGCGCTTGACATCTTCGCTGGCTGTTATCTGCTGGGTGTAG CTGTTCTCTCCATCATAGGAAATGTGCTGGTCCTTATCATGGCAGCGAAAAGGTCATCAAGAATGAAACCCCCAGAGCTGCTGAGTGTGAATTTGGCAATGACAGACCTAGGAGCAGCTATTACCATGTACCCCCTGTCTGTGGCCTCAGCCTGGAGCCACCGCTGGCTCGGGGGGGATGTCACCTGTCTATATTATGGCCTGGCAGGGTTCTTCTTCGGCCTTGCCAGCATCATGAACCTGACTATCTTGGCCATAGTGCGCTGCTTTGTGTCACTCAATCTGCAGTCACCGA caGCCGAGAAACTCAGCTGGACGAAGGTGAAGATGCTGTGTGCGTGGACCTGGCTGTACGCTGTGATCTGGTCTCTGTTCCCCATTCTGGGCTGGGGACGGTACGGCCCGGAGCCCTTCGGCCTGTCCTGCTCTCTTGCCTGGGGAGACATGAAACACGAGGGCTTCTCTTTCGTCATCAGCCTTTTCTTTTTCAACCTCGTCACTCCTAGTGTGATCATCATCTGCTGTTACTTCGGTATGGCCATCAAGCTGTATTTCACCTACAAGAAGTCCATGAACCACAACAACCGAGTCCCCAATGTTGTCAAGCTTCATCGAAGGCTGTTGGTG ATTGCTGTTCTTATCAGCATGGGCTTCATAGTCTGCTGGACGCCCTATGCCATAGTAAGCCTGTGGTCTATTTTCCGTGAGGCAGGCAGCATCCCACCTGAAGTCAGTCTCCTGCCCTGCATGTTTGCAAAGAGTTCCACCGTATACAATCCTATGATCTATTACTTATTCagcaagacatttaaaagcgaggTTAAGCAGCTGTGCTGGTTTTGCCTCGGCTCCAATCCATGCCATGTGTCCAACAGAATCAATGACAACACTATTTATATGTTAAGTACTGCAGGCAAGTCGAAAGTAGAAGAACTGTCTGCCTCGCCGGAGGTCGCAGAGTGA
- the opn8b gene encoding opsin 8, group member b isoform X2 — protein sequence MDIYTSKLSPALDIFAGCYLLGVAVLSIIGNVLVLIMAAKRSSRMKPPELLSVNLAMTDLGAAITMYPLSVASAWSHRWLGGDVTCLYYGLAGFFFGLASIMNLTILAIVRCFVSLNLQSPTEKLSWTKVKMLCAWTWLYAVIWSLFPILGWGRYGPEPFGLSCSLAWGDMKHEGFSFVISLFFFNLVTPSVIIICCYFGMAIKLYFTYKKSMNHNNRVPNVVKLHRRLLVIAVLISMGFIVCWTPYAIVSLWSIFREAGSIPPEVSLLPCMFAKSSTVYNPMIYYLFSKTFKSEVKQLCWFCLGSNPCHVSNRINDNTIYMLSTAGKSKVEELSASPEVAE from the exons ATGGATATCTATACATCTAAGTTATCACCGGCGCTTGACATCTTCGCTGGCTGTTATCTGCTGGGTGTAG CTGTTCTCTCCATCATAGGAAATGTGCTGGTCCTTATCATGGCAGCGAAAAGGTCATCAAGAATGAAACCCCCAGAGCTGCTGAGTGTGAATTTGGCAATGACAGACCTAGGAGCAGCTATTACCATGTACCCCCTGTCTGTGGCCTCAGCCTGGAGCCACCGCTGGCTCGGGGGGGATGTCACCTGTCTATATTATGGCCTGGCAGGGTTCTTCTTCGGCCTTGCCAGCATCATGAACCTGACTATCTTGGCCATAGTGCGCTGCTTTGTGTCACTCAATCTGCAGTCACCGA CCGAGAAACTCAGCTGGACGAAGGTGAAGATGCTGTGTGCGTGGACCTGGCTGTACGCTGTGATCTGGTCTCTGTTCCCCATTCTGGGCTGGGGACGGTACGGCCCGGAGCCCTTCGGCCTGTCCTGCTCTCTTGCCTGGGGAGACATGAAACACGAGGGCTTCTCTTTCGTCATCAGCCTTTTCTTTTTCAACCTCGTCACTCCTAGTGTGATCATCATCTGCTGTTACTTCGGTATGGCCATCAAGCTGTATTTCACCTACAAGAAGTCCATGAACCACAACAACCGAGTCCCCAATGTTGTCAAGCTTCATCGAAGGCTGTTGGTG ATTGCTGTTCTTATCAGCATGGGCTTCATAGTCTGCTGGACGCCCTATGCCATAGTAAGCCTGTGGTCTATTTTCCGTGAGGCAGGCAGCATCCCACCTGAAGTCAGTCTCCTGCCCTGCATGTTTGCAAAGAGTTCCACCGTATACAATCCTATGATCTATTACTTATTCagcaagacatttaaaagcgaggTTAAGCAGCTGTGCTGGTTTTGCCTCGGCTCCAATCCATGCCATGTGTCCAACAGAATCAATGACAACACTATTTATATGTTAAGTACTGCAGGCAAGTCGAAAGTAGAAGAACTGTCTGCCTCGCCGGAGGTCGCAGAGTGA